From a region of the Deltaproteobacteria bacterium genome:
- a CDS encoding TetR/AcrR family transcriptional regulator — MRPAVGRRRHRTAGARTRLSPDERRRQLLQVAAELMTQRGIDAVQFAEVAAAAGVTRQLVYRFFPSRQALIMAVLEDFAGELTQRFGRGAARSIPGSLDEVTRVFVEAVCDTIEARGTCSIRKGRIRRWRGWDSASRISWSRRGMHASRKPPAPVRARLQ; from the coding sequence GTGCGGCCGGCCGTAGGGCGGCGCCGCCATCGTACGGCCGGCGCACGAACGCGCCTGTCGCCGGACGAGCGCCGGCGCCAGTTGTTGCAAGTTGCAGCGGAGCTGATGACCCAGCGCGGCATCGACGCGGTGCAGTTCGCCGAGGTGGCGGCTGCCGCCGGAGTCACGCGCCAGTTGGTCTACCGCTTTTTTCCCAGCCGGCAGGCGCTCATCATGGCGGTGCTGGAGGACTTCGCCGGCGAGCTCACGCAGCGGTTCGGGCGCGGCGCCGCCCGTAGCATTCCCGGCAGCCTCGATGAAGTAACGCGCGTCTTTGTCGAAGCCGTCTGCGACACCATCGAGGCGCGTGGCACCTGCTCGATTCGAAAGGGCCGGATCCGGCGGTGGCGCGGCTGGGACAGCGCATCCAGGATCAGCTGGTCGCGCCGTGGCATGCACGCATCGCGGAAACCACCGGCGCCAGTGCGCGCGAGGCTGCAATAG